A single Silvibacterium dinghuense DNA region contains:
- the rpe gene encoding ribulose-phosphate 3-epimerase, with amino-acid sequence MVELLPSILSADFARLGEDVQAAERGGGTVIHVDVMDGHFVPNLSLGIPVVKSLRKVTHLPLDCHMMVTNPDEFVPAFAEAGINWMSVHYEACPHLHRSLQLIEQHGMKPGVVINPATPVELLIPILGMVHHVLVMSVNPGFGGQNFIPYSLNKIRQLKELRQELGLSYRIEVDGGVAHDTIAMVVEAGAELLVAGSAVFNGGRAEQNARELLEMAKQAEERVRNEVRLQV; translated from the coding sequence TTGGTCGAGCTACTTCCATCGATTCTTTCCGCTGACTTCGCCCGTCTGGGTGAAGATGTCCAGGCCGCGGAGCGCGGCGGGGGCACCGTCATCCATGTGGATGTGATGGACGGGCATTTTGTGCCCAACCTGTCGCTGGGCATTCCCGTGGTGAAGAGCCTGCGCAAGGTGACGCACCTGCCGCTGGACTGCCACATGATGGTCACGAACCCGGATGAGTTCGTGCCGGCCTTTGCCGAGGCGGGCATCAACTGGATGAGCGTCCACTATGAGGCCTGCCCGCACCTCCACCGGTCGCTGCAGCTGATCGAGCAGCACGGCATGAAGCCGGGCGTGGTGATCAATCCGGCGACACCGGTCGAGCTGCTGATCCCGATTCTCGGCATGGTGCACCATGTGCTGGTGATGAGCGTGAACCCAGGATTCGGCGGACAGAACTTTATTCCCTATTCCCTCAATAAGATACGCCAGCTCAAGGAGCTCCGGCAGGAGCTCGGCCTCAGTTACCGGATCGAGGTCGATGGTGGCGTTGCTCACGACACCATCGCCATGGTCGTCGAAGCAGGAGCGGAACTACTGGTGGCCGGGAGTGCTGTGTTCAACGGCGGCCGCGCGGAGCAGAATGCCCGCGAACTGCTGGAAATGGCAAAGCAGGCCGAAGAGCGGGTCCGGAACGAAGTACGTTTACAGGTTTAA
- a CDS encoding UvrB/UvrC motif-containing protein encodes MLAQQLNFEARDPQWQRIPEAAGVFALFGADERAEPYLSRTPNLRRRLRRLLDPKPEQSKRLRLAEAVRRIEYCVTGSDFESWLVLYRASFATFGDRARKRLKLRPPIFLRMAMENAYPRVYVTNRITKGAGDNLFGPFPSRNSAETALEAMLNLFLLRRCTDELHPDPAFPGCVYSEMKKCLAPCFQGCTDARYAEESAAVRDYLATRGESLRKKLEAERDTASAKLDFERAAELHSRVTKAEAAAAWIPAVVHPLAKLRALVIQPFLDGEAEQVALFLLEKGCLAGPVPYSVAGMRHQNEQSGSSSLFAQPMALQAVPLGESGGAAVQLASRDVLEERLETALGELRRQLAENRGGTQQTADQLCLFSRWYFRPQARRVGEVCFADEDGGLPKRALLRAISRVYRAGTETAGEPRES; translated from the coding sequence ATGCTGGCGCAACAGCTGAATTTCGAGGCGCGCGACCCACAGTGGCAGAGGATTCCGGAAGCCGCAGGCGTCTTCGCGCTCTTCGGTGCGGATGAGCGGGCAGAGCCATACCTGAGCCGGACGCCGAATCTCCGGCGGCGGCTGCGCAGACTGCTGGACCCGAAGCCGGAGCAATCGAAGCGGCTGCGTCTGGCCGAGGCCGTACGACGGATCGAATACTGCGTCACCGGCTCGGATTTCGAATCGTGGCTGGTGCTCTACCGTGCCTCGTTTGCAACCTTCGGCGACCGGGCGCGGAAGCGGCTGAAACTGCGGCCGCCGATCTTTCTCCGCATGGCGATGGAGAACGCCTACCCGCGGGTTTACGTGACCAACCGCATCACCAAAGGCGCGGGCGACAATCTTTTCGGACCGTTTCCTTCCAGGAATTCTGCCGAAACGGCGCTCGAAGCGATGCTCAACCTCTTCCTGCTGCGCCGCTGCACCGATGAGCTTCATCCCGATCCGGCCTTTCCCGGCTGCGTGTATTCGGAGATGAAGAAGTGCCTCGCGCCGTGCTTCCAGGGCTGCACCGATGCCCGCTATGCGGAAGAGTCAGCCGCCGTGCGGGATTATCTGGCTACGCGTGGCGAAAGCCTGAGGAAAAAGCTCGAGGCTGAACGGGATACCGCCTCGGCCAAGCTGGATTTCGAGCGGGCGGCGGAACTCCATAGCAGGGTGACGAAGGCAGAAGCGGCCGCGGCATGGATACCGGCTGTGGTGCACCCGCTGGCGAAACTACGGGCACTGGTCATCCAGCCCTTTCTGGACGGAGAGGCGGAACAGGTAGCGTTGTTTCTGCTCGAAAAGGGCTGCCTGGCCGGGCCGGTGCCCTATTCGGTCGCCGGGATGCGCCACCAGAACGAGCAGTCCGGCTCCTCTTCGCTCTTCGCGCAGCCGATGGCGCTGCAGGCCGTTCCCCTGGGCGAAAGCGGCGGGGCGGCGGTTCAGCTAGCCTCCCGCGATGTATTGGAGGAGCGGCTGGAGACGGCGCTCGGCGAGCTGCGCCGGCAGCTGGCTGAGAACAGAGGCGGCACGCAGCAGACAGCCGACCAGCTCTGCCTCTTCAGCCGGTGGTATTTCCGGCCGCAGGCGCGGCGGGTGGGCGAGGTCTGCTTCGCCGACGAAGATGGCGGTCTGCCGAAACGGGCGCTCCTGCGGGCAATTTCGCGGGTCTACCGGGCAGGGACAGAAACGGCGGGCGAGCCCCGCGAAAGCTGA
- a CDS encoding type II toxin-antitoxin system VapC family toxin — translation MKLGSRQDENLHSTGRLVSPTLAMLPKRVYLDACALNRLTDDQSQLRIQVESEAVQQIFRLFSQGTALWIASSVLEMETARNPYPDRREYAYLALSMASERIRPSSSTIERAKTLESIGYGAFDALHLACAEQAEADVLITTDDRFLRQAGRGLGFPAIEVANPINWIRRHS, via the coding sequence GTGAAATTGGGCTCCCGGCAGGATGAGAATTTGCACTCTACGGGTAGGCTGGTCTCGCCAACCCTAGCCATGCTGCCAAAGCGAGTTTATCTCGACGCCTGTGCTTTGAATCGTCTGACGGATGATCAGAGCCAGCTTCGGATTCAGGTAGAATCCGAGGCTGTTCAGCAGATATTTCGCCTTTTCTCGCAAGGTACCGCTCTCTGGATCGCGAGTTCCGTCTTGGAGATGGAAACTGCCCGGAATCCGTATCCGGACCGAAGGGAATATGCTTATCTCGCGCTGTCCATGGCTTCAGAGCGTATCCGGCCCTCCTCTTCTACCATCGAGCGTGCGAAGACCCTGGAGAGCATCGGTTACGGAGCATTCGACGCGCTGCACCTGGCTTGTGCCGAGCAGGCGGAAGCCGATGTTCTGATTACAACGGATGATCGGTTCCTCCGGCAGGCAGGACGAGGGCTTGGATTTCCCGCGATCGAGGTCGCGAATCCGATAAACTGGATAAGGAGGCATTCCTGA
- a CDS encoding TldD/PmbA family protein, translating to MPTAVSASLEQIATEIVRQAQKAGASDAEVTVREGDEFSVSVRMGEVETLKEAGSRGVGLRVLVASDNGYRTASTSTSDFTPEGIAHLVNGALALAKVSSEDPFAGLAEASEFGSLPDDLELFHEDVYELPTAERIAYARRAEAASLAVDTRITNSAGGSFDAGTGRKAFANSRGFSGEYRASSCSISCSPIATGSAGEMQRDYWYTYARSLNGLETPESVGETAARRTLRRLDGRRVKTQQVPIVFSPEVARGLIGAIFDAASGDAIYRGASFFTGMLGEQVAAESVTVVDDGTIVGGFGTSPFDGEGLPSRRTVLVENGVLKHYMLNTYTGRKLGMKSTGSASRGLAGNPGTGHGNLFLEAGSLTPDALLKDIPTGLYVTELIGQGVNMVTGDYSRGASGLWIENGELTFPVQEITIAGNLKEMFRNITAIGSDLVFRGSVASPTLRIDGMTIAGE from the coding sequence ATGCCAACTGCCGTATCCGCCAGCCTTGAACAGATTGCCACCGAGATTGTCCGCCAGGCCCAGAAGGCCGGCGCCTCCGATGCCGAAGTGACCGTGCGGGAGGGCGATGAGTTCTCTGTCTCAGTACGCATGGGCGAGGTGGAGACGCTCAAGGAAGCTGGCTCGCGCGGCGTGGGACTGCGCGTGCTGGTAGCCTCCGACAACGGCTACCGCACCGCCAGCACCTCGACCAGCGACTTCACTCCCGAGGGCATTGCCCATCTGGTGAACGGCGCACTGGCGCTGGCGAAAGTGAGCTCCGAGGACCCCTTTGCCGGGCTCGCCGAAGCCTCCGAATTCGGATCGCTCCCGGACGACCTCGAGCTCTTCCACGAGGATGTCTATGAGCTGCCGACGGCCGAGCGCATCGCCTATGCGCGGCGGGCCGAAGCGGCTTCGCTGGCCGTCGACACGCGCATCACCAACTCGGCAGGAGGGAGCTTCGACGCCGGAACCGGGCGCAAGGCCTTCGCCAACTCGCGCGGCTTTTCAGGCGAATACCGCGCCTCGTCGTGCTCCATCTCCTGTAGCCCGATTGCTACCGGCAGCGCAGGCGAGATGCAGCGCGACTACTGGTACACCTATGCCCGCTCCCTCAACGGCCTGGAGACACCGGAATCTGTCGGCGAGACGGCCGCGCGGCGAACGCTGCGCCGGCTCGACGGCCGCCGCGTGAAGACGCAACAAGTGCCGATTGTCTTTTCGCCCGAAGTGGCACGGGGACTGATCGGGGCCATCTTCGATGCGGCCAGCGGCGATGCCATCTATCGCGGAGCCTCGTTCTTTACCGGCATGCTGGGCGAACAGGTCGCGGCGGAGTCGGTCACGGTCGTTGACGACGGAACCATCGTCGGTGGCTTCGGAACTTCCCCCTTCGATGGCGAGGGGCTGCCTTCGCGGCGAACAGTGCTGGTAGAAAACGGCGTGCTCAAACACTACATGCTGAACACCTACACGGGGCGCAAGCTGGGCATGAAGAGCACCGGTTCGGCCTCGCGCGGCCTTGCAGGCAATCCCGGCACCGGGCACGGCAATCTTTTCCTCGAAGCCGGATCGCTGACGCCGGATGCATTGCTCAAGGACATCCCCACCGGCCTCTACGTGACGGAACTGATCGGCCAGGGCGTAAACATGGTCACCGGCGACTACTCACGCGGCGCATCCGGTCTCTGGATCGAGAACGGCGAGCTGACTTTCCCGGTGCAGGAGATCACCATCGCCGGGAACCTCAAGGAGATGTTCCGCAACATCACCGCCATCGGCAGCGACCTGGTCTTTCGCGGATCGGTGGCTTCGCCCACGCTGCGCATCGACGGCATGACCATCGCCGGAGAGTAG